In Candidatus Neomarinimicrobiota bacterium, a genomic segment contains:
- a CDS encoding radical SAM protein: MNGIGIQTLKYRIKNGSRAVRRWVVPYAQSRIYASKFRPVLGYLYTEWKCNIDCHYCWAYDNTKKGMSIETAKKSVDWLKSTGCRVLALMGGEPLIRRSFILELVEYATNQGLFVYLPTNGRLLTEEFIDKIGKTGIAAINLAIDCVKEIEGLPKALEHIEPQFEYLVKQQEKYGYIIVLNINITSKNLADVKELTEIAHEYGIATDYHINEAPYMEQPHYKHKDTDTYIREEHWESVDQVLDWVIERCRMGYPMVNVIEHLEDMKKFMRGQAVDWKCRAGHNSVFIKADGTLSPCFPLSNANKDWGNISEGFRLDHDELKEQKKECTPHCLSTCQYNVSHVYQLGTRALMWAFKHARMGGRIAHA; encoded by the coding sequence ATGAATGGAATTGGAATTCAAACGCTTAAGTATAGAATCAAAAATGGAAGCCGGGCAGTCCGCAGATGGGTAGTTCCGTATGCGCAGTCAAGAATTTACGCGTCTAAATTCAGACCGGTGCTTGGTTATTTATATACCGAGTGGAAGTGTAACATTGACTGCCATTACTGCTGGGCTTATGATAACACTAAAAAAGGAATGTCGATAGAAACCGCTAAAAAATCTGTGGACTGGCTCAAGTCAACCGGCTGCCGTGTGCTGGCTCTTATGGGTGGCGAGCCTCTCATTCGTCGGAGTTTTATACTCGAATTAGTTGAGTATGCTACAAATCAAGGATTATTCGTATATTTGCCTACCAACGGCAGACTCCTGACGGAGGAATTCATCGATAAAATCGGCAAAACCGGAATCGCAGCAATAAATCTTGCAATTGACTGCGTGAAGGAAATTGAGGGACTTCCAAAAGCTCTCGAGCATATAGAACCGCAATTTGAGTATCTCGTCAAGCAACAAGAAAAATATGGATACATTATAGTCCTGAACATCAATATCACCAGTAAGAACCTGGCTGACGTCAAAGAACTAACAGAGATCGCTCATGAATATGGTATAGCGACAGATTATCATATCAACGAGGCGCCCTATATGGAACAGCCTCATTACAAGCATAAGGATACTGATACCTACATTCGTGAGGAACACTGGGAATCAGTTGACCAGGTATTAGATTGGGTCATTGAAAGGTGCAGGATGGGTTATCCAATGGTGAATGTCATAGAACATCTTGAGGATATGAAGAAATTTATGCGCGGCCAGGCTGTTGATTGGAAATGCCGAGCCGGTCATAACTCTGTCTTTATAAAAGCTGATGGCACGCTTTCACCCTGCTTTCCCCTATCAAATGCAAATAAGGATTGGGGAAACATTTCCGAGGGCTTCAGACTTGACCACGATGAGTTAAAAGAGCAGAAGAAAGAATGCACTCCGCATTGTCTTTCAACCTGCCAATATAATGTGAGTCATGTTTATCAGCTCGGGACAAGAGCACTGATGTGGGCGTTTAAACATGCCCGCATGGGTGGACGA